The genomic DNA TTGCCACCGAAGTCGTTCAGCGTGCCATCGGTCTTCACTTCGATGATCCGGTTCGCGAGGCCGCTCACGAATTCGCGGTCATGCGACACGAAAATCAGCGTGCCTTCGAACTTATCCAGCGCGATCTGCAGCGATTCGATCGACTCCATATCCATATGGTTGGTCGGCTCGTCCATCAGCATCACGTTGTGGCGGCCGAGCATCAGCTTGCCCCAGATCATGCGGCCCTTCTCGCCGCCCGACAGCACCTTGACCGACTTGCGGATGTCGTCCGCATTGAACAGCAGGCGGCCGAGCGTGCCGCGCACCATCTGCTCGTCGTCGCCTTCCTTGCGGTACTGGTCGATCCAGTCCATCAGCGTGACGTCGCCCGGGAACTCTTCGTACGTGTCCTGCGGCATGTAGCCGATGTTGGCGTTTTCCGCCCACTTCACCGTGCCGTGATCGAGTTGCAGATTGCCCAGCAGCGAGCGCAGCAGCGTGGTCTTGCCCGCGCCGTTCTCGCCGATGATCGCGATGCGCTCGCCCGGCTGCACGCTGATGCTGAAGTTGTTGAAGATCGAGCGCTCGTATTTCTTCGAAATGCCCTCGGCGACCACCGCGATGTTGTGCAGCTTCTTCTCGAACTCGAAGCGGATGAACGGGTTCTGCCGCGACGACGGCTTGAATTCCTCGATCTTGATCTTGTCGATCATCTTCAGACGGCTGGTGGCCTGACGCGCCTTCGACTTGTTCGCCGAGAAGCGGCGCACGAAGTCCTGCAGATCGGCCACGCGCTCCTTCGCCTTCGCGTTGGCGGCCTGCTGACGCTCGCGCGCCTGCGTGCTCGCGAGCATGTAGTCGTCGTAGTTGCCCGGGTAGACCTTCAGCGTGCCGTAGTCCATGTCTGCCATGTGCGTGCAGACCTGGTTCAGGAAGTGCCGGTCGTGCGAGATGATGATCATCGTCGAGTTGTACTGGTTGAGCACGTCTTCCAGCCAACGGATCGAGTTGATGTCGAGGTTGTTGGTCGGCTCATCGAGCAGCAGCACGTCCGGCTTCGAGAACAGCGCCTGCGCGAGCAGCACGCGCAGCTTCCAGCCCGGCGCGACGTTGCTCATCGTGCCGCTGTGCAGATCGATCGAAATACCGATGCCGAGCAGCAGTTCGCCCGCGCGCGCTTCGGCCGTATAGCCGTCGTACTCGGCGAATTTCGCTTCGAGCTCGGCCGCGTGCATGTAGTCGTCGTCGGTCGCGTCGGGGTTCGCGTAGATCGCGTCGCGCTCGGTCATCGCGGCCCACATTTCCGTGTGGCCCATCATCACGACGTCGAGCACGCGCACGTCTTCATACGCGAACTGGTCCTGGCGCAGCTTGCCGAGGCGCACGTTCGGCTCGAGCATCACGTTGCCCGAACTCGGCTCGAGATCCGACCCGAGAATCTTCATGAAAGTGGATTTACCGCAGCCGTTCGCACCGATCAGGCCATAGCGGTTCCCTTCCCCGAATTTGACCGAAATGTTCTCGAAGAGGGGCTTCGGCCCGAATTGCATGGTGATATTGGCAGTAGACAGCACGGCGCGTCCCTTTGAATGTGATATCGGCGAAAAACCCAATATTTTAGCAGGTTTAGAGATTTCAACCTGGGAGTTCGTCCGGCGCCGCCGGTTCGCCGTCGAGCAGCCCGGCCGCGCCGGACACAGTCTGTATCAGATTGAATGGCTTATGTTGCGCGCACATGATAGCGACCGCCGATCCGCCTATACTTTTTTCCATGCGTGTTCCGAGCAGCGTTTTACCGACCCGCGACGCACACCAAGGAGGACATCCATGTCAGACCACGTTTACAAGAAGATCGAACTGACCGGCTCGTCGCCGAAATCGATCGACGACGCGATTACCACCGCGATTGCCAAAGCGTCGAAAACGCTGCGCAATCTGCACTGGTTCGAGGTCACGGAAACACGCGGCCAGATCGAGGATGGCAAGGTCGCGTACTGGCAGGTGACGCTGAAGGTCGGCCTGCGCATCGAGGACTGAGCGGCGGCCGCGCCGCCACGCGAAAGCAGAAAACAAAAAAGCTGCGTCCAACCGAGGCTGGACGCAGCTTTTCGCGATCAGGCCAGCCGATTTACTTCGGCAGCGAGCCGTCGACACCCTCGACATACCAGTTCAGGCGCTGCAGCTCCGCATCGGTCAAGGTCTTGCCTTCAGGCACCTTCACCGTGCCCGACTGATCCTTGATCGGGCCCGTGAACACATCGTGCTTGCCGCTCGCGAGTTCTTCACGCTTCGCCGCGACCTGCTTCTGCCCATCGGCCGGAATCGCCGACGTGTTCAGATCCTCGAGGTTGACGGCCTTCTGCGGAATGCCCCACCACACCGGATCGTTCTTCCACTTGCCGTCGAGCACCTGCTGGATGACCGCCGTGTAATACACGCCCCAGTGCGCGACCACCGAGCCGAGATGCGCATCAGGACCGAACTTCTTCATGTCCGAATCCCAGCCGAACGCGTGCACGTGCTTCTCCGATGCGGTCGCGAGCGTCGCGCTCGAATCGGTGTTCTGCAGCAGCACGTCGGCGCCCTGGCCGATCAGCGTTTCGGCGGCCTGCTTTTCCTTGCCCGGATCGAACCAGCTGTTGATCCAGATCACCTTCGTGTGCACCTTGGGATTCACCGAGCGCGCGCCGAGCGTGAACGCGTTGATGTTGCGCACCACTTCCGGAATCGGCACCGAAGCGACGAAGCCGAGCGTGTTGCTCTTCGTCACGTAGCCCGCGGCGACGCCGGCCAGATACGCGCCCTGGTACATGCGCACGTCGTAGGTGCCGAAGTTCGGCGCCTTCTTGTAGCCGGTCGCGTGCAGGAACACGGTGTCGGGGAAGTCCTTGGCGACCTTCAGCTGGAAGTCCTGGAAGCCGAAGCTCGTGCCGAAGATGATCTTGTTGCCCTTATTCGCGAGATCGCGGAACACGCGCTCGGAGTCGGCCGATTCCGGCACGTTCTCGACGCGCGTGATCTTGATCCGGTTGCCGAACTTCGCTTCGGCCTCCCGCGAGCCCTGGTCGTGCGCGAAGGTCCAGCCGGCATCGCCCGGATTGCCCAGATAGACGAACGCGACGCCCGGCACGTCGGCGGCCTGCGCGGTTTGCGCGAGCGGCGCTGCAAGTGCCAGCGACGCCGCGCCCCATGCGAAAGCGGTCAACAGATTTCTTCTCTTCATGTTTTCTCCCTTGTCGTGGTGAGCGGATGGTGTTGAGCGGATAGATAAAAAGCGTGTGTCGCCGTTAGCCCGCCGAGAAAAACGGCTTGCCGAGCGAGGCAGGCGCATTCAGGCGAATCGTGTTCGGATTGCGCGAGATCAGCGCGAGCACGACGATCGTCGCGACGTACGGCAACATCGCGAGGAACTGCGTCGGCACCGGCACGCCGATCGCCTGCGCGTAGAACTGCAGCCCCGTCACCGCGCCGAACAGCAGCGCGCCGATCAGGAGACGCCCTGGCCGCCACGTCGCGAACACGACCAGCGCGAGCGCGATCCAGCCGCGCCCCGAAGTCAGGTTTTCCTGCCACAGGTGCAGATTGACGATCGAATAGTAGCCGCCAGCGAGTCCCGCCATGCCGCCGCCGAACGCGACCGCGCCATAGCGCACGCCGACCACCGGAAAGCCGACCGAGTGCGCGACCTGCGGCGACTCGCCGACCGAGCGCAGCACGAGCCCCGCGCGCGTACGGTACAGGAACCAGCCGATCGCGGCGAACATCAGGAACGCGAGGTAATCGAGCGGCGTGAGCGTAAACAGCGCCGGGCCGAGCACCGGGATCTTCGACAGCCCCGGGATCGTCCACGTATCGATCGTCGCGCGCACCGCGGCCGACGTGTACGGCTTGCCCACATACGCGGACAGTCCGATGCCGAAGATCGTCAGCGACAAACCGGTGGCGACCTGGTTGGCGAGCATCGTCAGCGTGAGGAACGCGAACAGCAGCGACATCGCGAGACCGGCGCCGATCGCGGCGAGCACGCCGAGCCACGGGCTGCCGGTGATCGACGTGACCGCGTAGCCGGTGACGGCGCCCATCAGCATCATCCCTTCCACGCCAAGGTTGAGCACGCCGGATTTTTCGGCGACGAGTTCACCGGCGCCCGCGAACATCAGCGGGATCGACGCAGTGATTGCGCTCGACGTGAGCGCGGTGGCTTGCTGGATATCCATAACGAGTCTGAAAGCGGATTAGCGAGCTTAACGAGCCACTGCAGCGGCCGAGCGGCGCCGCACGCGGTAGTTCACGAACAGGTCGGCGCCGAGCAGGCAGAACAGCAGCAACCCCTGGAATACGCCCGAGAGCGCCTGCGGCAATTGCATCGAGGTCTGCACCGCTTCGCCGCCGAGGTACAGCAGCGCCATCAGGAGACTCGCGAGCACGATGCCAATTGGATGCAACCGCCCGACGAACACGACGATGATCGCGGTGAAGCCGTAGCCCGGCGACCACGTTGCCTGCAACTGGCCAATCGGACCCGCGATCTCTCCCATGCCGGCGAGGCCCGCGAGGCCGCCGCTGATCAGCAGCGAGGTCCAGATGGTTTTCCTGTCGGAAAACCCCGCATAGCGCGCGGCGAGCGGCGCAAGTCCGCCGACGTTCATCCGGTAGCCCGCGAAGCTCTTGCGCATGAACAGCCAGACGAGCGGAATCGCGATCAGCGTAAGGAACACGGAGGCGTTCAGGCGCGTGCCGCGCAGAAATTTCCAGTGCCAGTCGCCATACAGCGTCGGATACAGCGCGTCGCCGCTGAACATCTCCGACAGCGGGAAGTTCATGCCCTGCGGATCGCGCCACGGGCCGCTCACGAGGTAGATCAGCAGCTGCGTCGCGACGTACGTGAGCATCAGGCTCACGAGAATCTCGTTGGTGTTGAAGCGGCTCTTCAGGAACGCGGGAATCGCGGCCCACGCCATGCCGCCGAGGATACCGGCGAGCATCATGGTCGGCAGGATCCACCAGCCGCTCGCCTGATCGAAGTAGATCGCGACGCCGCTCGCCGCGATGCCGCCGAGCAGCATCTGCCCCTCGGCGCCGATGTTCCACACGTTCGCGCGATAACCGATCGCGAGACCGAGGCCGATCAGGCACAGCGGCGACGCCTTCAGCAGCAGCTCGGACCAGCCGTTGATGCTGGAGAGCGGCTCGATGAAAAACGCGTGCATCGCCTGCAACGGGTCGCGGCCGACGAGGCCGAAGATCAGGAAGCCGATCGCGAGCGTCAGCAACGCGGCGATCAGCGGCACGGCAAGCTGCATCGTGCGCGAGGGCGTCGTGCGGGCTTCGAGTCGATAGGGAAGCATCATGGGTAGCGTGTGATTGTTCGGGTTCTGTTCTTCAGGGTCCGCAGTCGGATGTCTGGTTAGCGTCCTGGCTGTTGGCGCGGTGAGCCGGCTCGCGGCAGGCCGCGCCCGGCCTCACGCATGCGCCGGCTGGTCCGCCGCAGGCGCCGCGCCCTCGCGGTCGCCGAACAGCCCCGCCATCCAGCGGCCGATTTCCTCGGCGTTGGTCGCACCGGTCGCGCGCACCGGCGAGAGCCGCCCGCCCGCGAGCACCGCGATGCGGTCGCAGATATCGAATAGCTCTTCCAGCTCCTCCGAGATCACCAGAATCGCGACGCCGCGCGCCGACAGATCGAGCAGTTGCTGACGGATGAACGCGGACGCGCCGACATCGACGCCCCACGTCGGCTGCGCGACCACCAGCACCTTCGGTGCCTGCAGGATTTCGCGGCCCATGATGTATTTCTGCAGATTGCCGCCCGACAGACTTTGCGCGAGCGCGTCAGGGCCGCCGCAGCGCACGTCGAACGCGTCGATGCAGCGCTTTGCGAACGCGCGCATCGCGCCCGCCCTGATCCAGCCCGACTTGACCATGTTCTGCCGATGCGCAGTCAGGAGCGCGTTGTCGGCGAGGCTCATCGCCGGCACCGCGCCGCGCCCGAGCCGCTCCTCGGGCACGAAGCCGAAGCCGAGCGCGCGCCGCCCGCCCGCGCCGAGGCGCGCTGCCGGCTTGCCGCAGATCGTGATCGCATCGGCCGGAAGGCTGCGTTTTTCACCGCGTTTTTCTCCGGACAAAGCCGCGAGCAGTTCCGCCTGCCCGTTGCCCGACACACCGGCAATGCCGAAGATCTCGCCCGCATGCACGCCGAACGATACGTCGCGCAACGACGTGCCGAACGGATCGTCGCTCGCGACCGATAACTGCCTGACGTCGAGCAGCACCGCGCCCGGCTTGTGCTCGCGCCGCGTGTAGTCCGGCAGCGAATGGCCGACCATCAACTGCGCGAGCGACGCATGCGTCTCGTTCTTCGGCTTCACATGACCGGTCACGCGGCCGCCGCGCATCACGGTCGCGGTGTCGCACAGTTCCTGGATTTCGTCGAGCTTGTGGCTGATGTAGAGGATGCTGCAGCCTTCGGCGGCGAGCCGGCGCAGCGTGGTGAAGAGCTTGCGAACCGCCTGCGGCGTCAGCACCGAAGTCGGCTCGTCCATGATCAGCAGACGCGGATTCTGCAGCAGGCAGCGCACGATTTCGACGCGCTGCCGCTCGCCCACCGTCAGGCTGTGCACGTGCCGCTGCGGATCGATATCGAGGCCGTAGTCGGCCGACACCTCGCGAATGCGTTTGGATAGCGTCTTCAGATCGAACGGTTCGTCGAGCGCCAGCGCAATGTTTTCGCCGACCGTCAGCGTCTCGAACAGCGAGAAGTGCTGAAACACCATGCCGACGCCGAGCTTGCGCGCGGCCGCCGGATTCGCGATGTCAACCGTCTCGCCTTCCCAGCGGATCTCGCCGGCGTCGGGTCGCACCGCGCCGTAGATGATCTTCATCAGCGTGCTTTTGCCCGCGCCGTTCTCGCCGAGCACCGCGTGGATTTCGCCGGGTGCGACGACGAGCGTGACGTCGTCGTTGGCGCGCACGGCCGGGTATTGCTTCGTGATGCCCGTGAGCGCGAGCCGGGGGACTGCCCCGCCGGTGAATTGCGCGCCGTCGCTATGTGGAGTGTCGCTCATGAGATTCCGTAGTGCGTTCGTGACGATCCGTCACCACAACCGGTTGACGATACCTAATTCGACCCACTCAGTCGAGTTGACAAAATTCCCGCAAACCCGCGCCGCTACAAGCTCTGCGGGTATGCATCCCTTGACGCCGTTTTTCGTTCATACTAAAACGCATATACCTTTACGTCCGATCGATCAGCCAGTACATATATTCCGGAGGGTCCATGAGCCAGCAACGCGAGGCGATCGACACGTACCTGCTACGCGTGTTGCACACGCTGCTGATGGAGCGCAGCGTCACGCGCGCCGCCGTCAAACTGAACCAGTCCCAACCCGCCATCAGCGCGGCGCTGCGCCGTCTGCGCGATATCACCGGCGATCCGCTGCTCGTGCGCGGCAAGTCCGGCATGGTGCCGACCGAGTACGGTCTGCGCCTGCTCGAACCGGTGCAGAACGCGCTGCGCGAAATCGAGCGCATCAAGTTCCAGCAGCACAACTTTGATCCGGCCACGTCGATCCGCTGCTACCGGATCGGCTGTCCCGACTACCTCAACGTACTGTTCGTGCCGACCGTCGTCGAACGTTTCCGCCAGGCGGCGCCGAACGCGACGCTCGAATTCCATTCACTCGGCCCCGCGTTCGACTACGAACTCGCGCTCGAGGACGGCAAGCTCGACATCGTCGTCGGCAACTGGCCCGAGCCGCCCGAGCAGCTGCATCTGTCGAACCTGTTCGTCGATCAGATCGTCTGCCTGATGAGCAACACACATCCGTTCGCCAAACGCGGCGGGCTCACGCTCGACCAGTACCTGAACGCGCCCCATCTCGCGCCGACACCTTACTCGGTCGGCCAGCGCGGCGCGATCGACGTGCATCTCGCGCGCGAGCGGCTCAAGCGCCACGTGGTCGTCATGCTGCCCTACTTCAATCTCGCGCCGTACGTGCTGATCAAATCCGACCTGATCTTCACGACAACGCGCCTTTTTGCCGACTACTACGCGAAGTTCCTGCCGCTGACCGTGGTGCCCGCGCCGCTCGACTTCCCGCCGATGCAGTACTACCAGTTGTGGCACGAGCGCGTGCATTACTCCGACGAAGTGCGCTGGCTGCGCGGTCTGGTTGGCGAGGCGACCCGGACGTTGATCGACAAGTCCTGAGGCGAGATGCGGCGCCGATGCCGCCCCCTTTCCCCTCAAGCCGCCGCCTCATAAAGCTGCCGCGCAAGCCGGTTATGCCGCTCGATCACCGGCCCGAGTTCGAGTGTCGCCAGCTGCCCGTTCTTCACCACCACCTTGCCGTCGATCACGCTATAGCTGACCTGCGAGGGTGCGCAGAATACCAGAGCGGCCACCGGATCGTGCAGCGCGCCGGCAAACTGCGGCTGACGCAGATCGAACGCGACGAAATCCGCGGCCATGCCGGGCGCGAGCGCACCAATGTCGTCGCGATTGAGCACGCGCGCGCCGCCCAAGGTCGCGATTTCGAGCGCCTCGCGCGCGGTCATCGCGTCGGGCCCGAAACCGACGCGCTGCAGCAGCAGAGCCTGACGGACTTCGGCAACCATCTGTGCACCGTCGTTCGACGCGGAACCGTCGACGCCGAGCCCGACCGGCACGCCCGCGAGCCGCATGCGCTTGACCGGCGCGATGCCTGACGCGAGCCGCATATTCGAGCACGGACAATGCGCGACGCCGGTGCCAGTGCGCGCGAACAGCGCGATGCCCGCGTCGTCGAGTTGCACGCAGTGGGCATGCCATACGTCGCGGCCGACCCAGCCGAGATCGTGCGCATACTCGGCCGGCGTCATGCCGAACTTCTCGCGGCTGTACTCGACGTCGTTGACGTTCTCCGCCAGATGCGTGTGCATCGACACCCCGTACTGGCGCGCGAGCACCGCCGATTCGCGCATCAGGTCGCGGCTCACCGAAAACGGCGAGCACGGCGCCACCACGACGCGCAGCATCGCGTAGCGACCCTCGTCGTGATACGTCTCGATCAGACGCTGCGTGTCCTTCAGGATGTCCGCTTCGCGCTCGACCACCGAATCGGGCGGCAGGCCGCCGTCTTTCTGTCCCACGCTCATACTGCCGCGCGCCGCGTGAAAGCGCATGCCGATCCGGCGCGCGGCCGCGATGCTGTCGTCGAGGCGACTGCCGTTCGGATAGATATACAGATGGTCGCTCGAGGTCGTGCAGCCGGACAGCAGCAGTTCGGCCATCGCGGTCAGCGTCGACACTTCGATCATGTCGGGCGTCAGGTTCGCCCATACCTTGTACAGATTCGTGAGCCAGCCGAACAGCTCGGCGTTCTGCGCGGCAGGAATCGCGCGCGTGAGGCTCTGGTACATGTGGTGATGCGTGTTGACGAGGCCCGGAATCACGAGGTGGCCGCGCAGGTCGAGCACGTCGTCGGCCGTGGGCGGCAACTGATCCGTCGGGGCGACCGCGACGATCCGGTTGTCCTCGATATAAAGGCCGGCGTCGCGCAGTTCGCGCCGCTCGCCATCCATCGTGACCAGCACGTCCGCATGCTTCACGAGCATCGTTTTGCCGGGTTGCTTCACTGCTTCGTTCATCGTCATTCGTCTCTCCGCCCGCACAGCGCTTACCATCGGTAGCCAAAATCCCGCTGACAACTCGCGCGGTTGCGATACCCAACCTCACACCGCCAATATAGTGGCGCTTTTTTGGCGCCGGTACGATCGGCCGATGTGCCGGCGCGGCTTTCGACTGGCTGTCCATCATGCGCGAACCATTATCTTTCCTATCGCTCGCGCGCTGAACGGAGCATCCTTTTTACAATGGCTGCCACGGCGCTCGCATCAATTCGCCGACGGGTATGCAGCCACTGACGTGGAGCCTCGATCCGCCGCAAACGTCATGGATCGGGCCGCCGCCGACACCTCGCATTCACACAAGGACAATTGCGAATGGGCAAGCTCACTACCCACGTGCTCGACACCGCGAACGGCCGTCCCGGCGCAGGCATCAAGGTCGAACTCTTCGCGCTCGCGGGCGACACGCGCCGCGCGCTCAAAACCACATTCACCAATCACGACGGCCGCTGCGACGAACCGCTGCTCGAAGGCGACGCGCTCGTCGCGGGCGAGTACGAGCTCGTGTTCGGCGCCGGCGACTACTTCGCCTCGCTCGGCACGAAGGTGCCGGAACCGCGCTTCGTCGATCGCGTCGTGCTGCGCTTCGGCGTCGCCGATGCCCACGCCCACTATCACGTGCCGCTGCTGGTGTCGCCGTTTTCGTACAGCACGTATCGAGGCAGCTAGGCCGCCTCGATGCGAGCCGCGCCTGAACAGGCACAAGCAGGCGCAAGCGCCCCGCGATACCCATAACAACCCGCGCGCTGCGTCTTTAACCCCGCAGTCGGCGCGATGAGCGACGACGCCGAGCGTCATCGCGCGCACAACGAATCAGAAGTGGAGGAGTTTCATGGAAGGCTTTATCACCGACTGGCTGAACCTCGCGATTCGCTGGTTCCACGTCGTCGCCGCGATTGCGTGGATCGGCGAATCGTTCTATTTCGTCGCGCTCGACAACAGCCTGAAACCGCCGGCGGATCCGAACCAGCGCCGCCGCGGCGTGTTCGGCGAGCTGTGGCACGTGCATGGCGGCGGATTCTACAACATGCAGAAGTACACGGTCGCGCCGCCCGAAATGCCCGAAGACCTGCACTGGTCGAAATGGCCGTCGTACACGACGTGGTTGTCGGGCTTCGGTCTCTTTACCGTGCTGTATCTGTTCTCGCCGAGCACCTATCTGATCGACAGGAACGTGCTCGACATGGGGCCGGTGGTCGCCGTCGCATCGGCGATCGGTTTTCTCGCGGCCGGCTGGATCGTCTACGACTCGCTGTGCCGGATTCTCGGCACGCGCGACAAGCTGCTCGGCATCTGCGTCGGCATTTACGTGCTGATCGCGGCGTACCTCGCCTGTCATATCTTCGCGGGCCGCGCGGCGTATCTGATCATGGGCGCGATGCTCGCGACGATCATGTCGGCCAACGTGTTCTTCGTGATCATTCCGGGCCAGCGCAAGATGGTCGACGCGATGCTCAAGGGCGACACGCCGAACCCGATCTACGGCAAGCGCGGCAAGCAGCGCTCGGTGCACAACACGTATTTCACGCTGCCGGTCGTGTTCGCGATGCTGTCGAACCACTACGCGATGACCTACACGCATCCGTACAACTGGGCGGTGCTCGTCGTCATCATGCTGGCCGGCGCGCTGATCCGTCAGTTCTTCGTGATGCGCCATCGCGGCCAGGTGCTGTGGTATCTGCCGCTAATCGGCGTCGCGCTGATGTGCACCGCGCTCGTGTGGACCATGCCGCGACCGGTGGTGCCACAGGCGCAAGCCGCCAACGCGCCGGCGCTGAAGGTCGCCGACATCGCGCCGGTGCTGCAGCAGCGCTGCGTGGCCTGCCACTCCGCGCATCCGACGATGATGGGCAGCGCACCGGCCGGCGTGCTGATGGATACGCCCGACGAAATCTCGCAGAACGCACAGCGCATCTACCAGCAGGCGGTCACGTTGAAGGCGATGCCGCTTGGCAACGTCACGCATATGACCGACGACGAGCGGATGAAGATCGCCGCGTGGTTCGAAGGCGGCGCGGCGAAGTAAGGATCGCTGTCGGGATGACAGAACCGGCGCCAAGGTAGAGGCTGGAATGTGAAGCGGGCTTGTCGCGTGAGCGGCAAGCCCGTTGTTGTTTTGGGACTACTGCGTGTGCAGTCAGCCGGATCGATACATCGTTTTGTAGCCACAGGGCTACACAATTTCCAAAAACGCCTAAAATGTAGCCTTAGAGTCACAAAAACAAATAAGCATTTTGTACCTCTTGGGCTACAATACATTTCAGATTCGCCAAATCTGACACCCTGAGGCTACAAATGACCAACCTCGCCGATGTCTCGGACATGCTCAAAGCCGTACGACGCGACAGCAAACTATCGCAGGAAGAACTGGCACGCCGCGCGGGCGTTGCCCGCACTACCGTCGCGCGCATGGAGACGCTCGCCAAAAACGATATGAGCGTGTCAGTGCTCGTGCGCCTGCTCGAAGCCGCCGGTTACGACCTCAAGTTCGTCGCGCACGGACATGGACGCACGCTCGAAGACATCCTCGCTGAACAGCGCAGCCCGGACGCGCGGCCATGAAGCTCGACGTTCAGGTACTGGGCAAAAACGTTGCCACGTTGTTTCGCGAGCGCGATGACTATGTCCTCAAGTACAACCGCGACGCTAGCACGACCGACTTCGTCAGTCTGACGATGCCGGTGCGCGAAGAGGCCTGGCGCTGGCCGCGCGACCTGCATCCGTTTTTCCGCCAGAACCTGCCCGAGGGCTATCTGCTGAATCTGATCCGCGAGCAATTCGGACCGCTGCTCGATGGAACCGATCTCTCGCTGCTCGCGGTGGTGGGCTCGATGGGGATTGGCCGCGTCACGGTCGCGCCCGAAGGTGTCGCGCCGGGCACCGAACTCCAGGCGCTCGACGTTCAGGACATCCTGCACGGCGACAACTCCGCCGAACACTTCGCGCAACTCGTCCGTGAATACGCACGAGCGGCTATTTCGGGCGTCGTACCCAAATTCATCGCGCCGGAAGCCCAGCCGTCCGCCGCGTCGACGCCGTTGCAACTCGGCAAGCCGACGCTTAGAACGAGCCGTCACATCGTCAAAGGTTCGGACGACAACACGCCCTTTCTCGGTTTCAACGAGTTCTATTCGATGCGTGTGCTGGAGCGGCTTGGGGTTGCGCCCGTCGCACGCACGCAGATGTCCGACGATGGCCGGGCGCTGATCGTCGAGCGCTTCGATGTCGACGCGCAAGGGCTGCCGGCGTACGGCGTGGAAGACATGTGCGGCCTGCTCGGTTTGCCGCCGCACGAAAAATACAACTCGACGACCGAGAAAATGCTCAATGCGGCCAGGGCGTATCTGCTCGCTCGCGACACCATGCGGGTGCAACTCCAGCAGCTCGGCTGGCAACTGCTGACGAACTACGTCGTGCGCAACGCGGACTGCCACACCAAGAACGTCGCCCTGTTCTATACGTCGATCGACGATGTGGCGTTCACGCCCGTCTACGACGTCGTGACGACGCAGGCTTATCCGCGCTTCGCAGCCAATCCGCCAGGCTTGCCGATCGACGGCCGGAAAACCTGGGCAGCGGGTAAAACGCTGGAACGATTCTTCAACACGCGCATGGGCATCGCGCCGCGGCAATATGCGCAGATGGTCGAAGCGCTGTGCGAGTCGGCTGTCGACGTCGGCCACGAGTTGATCGAAGCAGCGCGCAACGAACCGCAGTGGCGCATGGTCGCCAAGCAGATGCTGCACGCGTGGGACGACGGCATGACAGCCCTGCGCTCGCCGAAGAAAAGCCTGCCATTCAAGGGGCTCAAGCCCGCGATCGAAGCAGCGGGATTTTCGGCGCCTGAGCCGCCCGAACGGTCACGGGAGGTCATCGGGCATTCGCCGCTGCTTGGCAGGCGAAACTGATCGCTACCCATGCGAAAAAGCCCGCGACATAACCTGCGTCGCGGGCCTTTCTTTTCAGCCACCACCCTACCGGCTACCCGGCAGCTGCATTGCCATCAAACCGCCACCGCGCTCAACGCATCTTCCGTGAGCCACAGCGACTCCGCCAGATCCTGCTCGTTCAGATTGAGCCCCTCCCCGCCGCGATCGACGACGACGAAGTCGCTCACCTCGCCCAACGCAATCAGCGGATGGTGCCACACGCCTTTT from Paraburkholderia sp. HP33-1 includes the following:
- a CDS encoding type II toxin-antitoxin system HipA family toxin — translated: MKLDVQVLGKNVATLFRERDDYVLKYNRDASTTDFVSLTMPVREEAWRWPRDLHPFFRQNLPEGYLLNLIREQFGPLLDGTDLSLLAVVGSMGIGRVTVAPEGVAPGTELQALDVQDILHGDNSAEHFAQLVREYARAAISGVVPKFIAPEAQPSAASTPLQLGKPTLRTSRHIVKGSDDNTPFLGFNEFYSMRVLERLGVAPVARTQMSDDGRALIVERFDVDAQGLPAYGVEDMCGLLGLPPHEKYNSTTEKMLNAARAYLLARDTMRVQLQQLGWQLLTNYVVRNADCHTKNVALFYTSIDDVAFTPVYDVVTTQAYPRFAANPPGLPIDGRKTWAAGKTLERFFNTRMGIAPRQYAQMVEALCESAVDVGHELIEAARNEPQWRMVAKQMLHAWDDGMTALRSPKKSLPFKGLKPAIEAAGFSAPEPPERSREVIGHSPLLGRRN